The Streptomyces sp. TG1A-8 genome has a window encoding:
- a CDS encoding helix-turn-helix transcriptional regulator has translation MAGKNMVGPETDVLDLGAVFRALADEHRRSVMTKLAADRSDNERGCNSFDLPISKQTQTHHFRVLREAGLIDEIDYGNRKGIRLRRADIEKRFPGLLALLEAESQGGTAPR, from the coding sequence GTGGCCGGGAAGAACATGGTCGGCCCGGAGACCGATGTGCTCGATCTGGGTGCGGTGTTTCGCGCCCTCGCCGACGAGCACCGTCGTTCGGTGATGACGAAGTTGGCCGCCGACCGCAGCGACAACGAGCGGGGGTGCAACTCGTTCGATCTTCCGATCTCGAAGCAGACCCAGACCCACCACTTTCGGGTCCTACGCGAGGCAGGTCTCATTGACGAGATCGACTACGGCAACCGCAAGGGCATCCGACTACGACGCGCGGACATTGAGAAGAGATTCCCCGGGCTGCTCGCGCTCCTGGAGGCAGAGTCTCAGGGCGGTACCGCTCCTCGCTGA
- a CDS encoding peptidase inhibitor family I36 protein — protein MIKNMMRAAAVAALALCPLATPASASHETGTARPEAEIDCPSGYVCIYPEINFGGQPWVRRAADGSVKDLPWPLGGVSERDLALLILNG, from the coding sequence GTGATCAAAAACATGATGCGTGCCGCGGCCGTCGCCGCCCTGGCCCTCTGTCCGCTGGCGACCCCGGCCTCCGCTTCCCACGAGACCGGCACGGCGCGGCCCGAGGCGGAAATCGACTGCCCGTCCGGCTACGTGTGCATCTACCCCGAGATCAACTTCGGCGGGCAGCCCTGGGTGCGGCGCGCGGCCGACGGCAGCGTCAAGGACCTGCCCTGGCCCTTGGGGGGAGTATCGGAACGGGATTTAGCGTTACTGATTTTGAACGGGTGA
- a CDS encoding transposase translates to MAAALGAWVLFEDGSGQSVRPPRAKTWAPWGVTPVVRVRGGGTGRIHVAGVVCYRPGRRSRFFPHLRTHRGRRGELKSLTWKDYRDLIRRAHQQLGGPVILIWDNLATHLVRPLREFIEKTDWLTVVQMPPYAPDLNPQEGIWSLLKRDLGNLTAQTFDELLRAVKRKLKSLQYRPDIIDGCLAGTGLTLETALPDNTS, encoded by the coding sequence ATGGCGGCGGCCTTGGGGGCCTGGGTCCTGTTCGAGGACGGGTCCGGGCAGTCGGTGAGGCCGCCGCGTGCGAAGACCTGGGCGCCCTGGGGCGTCACCCCCGTGGTGAGGGTCCGCGGCGGGGGAACCGGCAGGATCCACGTCGCCGGCGTGGTCTGCTACAGACCGGGCCGCCGGTCCCGGTTCTTCCCTCACCTACGCACCCACCGTGGCCGCAGGGGCGAGCTGAAGAGTCTGACCTGGAAGGACTACCGCGACCTGATCCGCCGGGCCCACCAGCAGCTCGGCGGCCCGGTCATCCTCATCTGGGACAACCTGGCCACCCACCTCGTCCGCCCCTTACGGGAGTTCATCGAGAAGACCGACTGGCTGACCGTGGTCCAAATGCCGCCCTACGCACCTGACCTGAACCCGCAGGAAGGCATCTGGTCCCTTCTGAAACGCGACCTCGGCAACCTCACCGCCCAGACCTTCGACGAACTCCTCCGCGCGGTGAAACGCAAGCTGAAATCACTCCAGTACCGGCCCGACATCATCGACGGCTGCCTCGCCGGAACCGGCCTCACACTCGAAACAGCCCTGCCCGACAACACCAGTTAA
- a CDS encoding EthD domain-containing protein — translation MIKMVITLKRREGMTHDEFTHYQRNIHRPLLMSIPEAEQYIRRFVVSYPVPAPNYPEPDYDSVVEAWFDTMDDLNAFYFCENFLKNVDPDHENFIDLNAFGRIISEEEVVIG, via the coding sequence ATGATCAAAATGGTCATCACATTGAAGCGTCGCGAGGGTATGACTCATGACGAGTTCACCCACTACCAGCGGAACATTCACAGGCCGCTGCTCATGTCCATCCCGGAGGCGGAGCAGTACATCCGCCGATTCGTGGTGTCTTATCCCGTCCCCGCCCCGAACTATCCCGAGCCGGACTATGACTCGGTGGTCGAGGCGTGGTTCGACACGATGGACGACCTCAACGCGTTCTACTTCTGCGAGAACTTCCTGAAGAATGTCGACCCAGATCATGAGAACTTCATCGACTTGAACGCCTTTGGACGCATCATCTCCGAAGAGGAAGTCGTCATCGGCTGA
- a CDS encoding helix-turn-helix transcriptional regulator codes for MDRRELAGFLRSRRERIAPADVGVPAGPRRRTPGLRREEVAHLAFISTEYYTRLEQARGPRPSREVLAGLARALRLSDAERDHLHHLAGAPPGPPTGPSREVPRSILDLLRRLPHTAAIVLSATYEVIAWNDMAAALLEDFSPLPRHERNLVRRAYLAPPSRERLLYDPFDAEAFARAAARRLRATAARYPDDPEVAKLVGDLLSGSAEFARLWAAHDVRPEPTLRKTVNHPLIGPIALNCDLLDITDQDQQLVLYTVEPGSPAEEALRLLSVIGTQRMDVPG; via the coding sequence ATGGACAGACGAGAGCTGGCCGGCTTCCTGCGCAGCAGGCGCGAGCGCATCGCCCCTGCCGACGTGGGCGTGCCCGCCGGGCCGCGCCGCCGCACACCGGGGCTGCGCCGCGAGGAGGTGGCGCATCTGGCGTTCATCTCGACCGAGTACTACACGCGGCTGGAGCAGGCCCGCGGCCCGCGTCCGTCGCGCGAGGTACTCGCCGGCCTAGCCCGAGCCCTGCGCCTGTCGGACGCCGAGCGCGACCACCTGCACCACCTCGCCGGCGCGCCGCCCGGCCCGCCGACCGGGCCCTCACGTGAAGTGCCGCGGAGCATCCTCGACCTGCTGCGGCGGTTGCCGCACACCGCGGCGATCGTGCTCTCCGCGACCTACGAGGTGATCGCCTGGAACGACATGGCCGCCGCCCTCCTGGAGGACTTCTCCCCTCTCCCCCGGCACGAGCGCAACCTCGTGCGCCGTGCCTACCTCGCACCGCCATCGCGGGAGCGGCTGCTGTACGACCCGTTCGACGCGGAGGCGTTCGCCCGCGCTGCAGCCCGGCGCCTGCGGGCCACTGCCGCCCGCTACCCCGACGACCCCGAGGTGGCCAAGCTGGTTGGTGACCTCCTCTCCGGCAGCGCGGAGTTCGCCCGGCTGTGGGCCGCCCACGACGTGCGCCCCGAGCCCACCCTGCGCAAGACCGTCAACCATCCACTGATCGGCCCCATCGCCCTCAACTGCGACCTCCTCGACATCACCGACCAGGACCAACAGCTCGTGCTCTATACGGTCGAGCCCGGTTCTCCCGCAGAGGAGGCGCTACGGCTACTTTCCGTGATTGGCACGCAGCGTATGGACGTGCCCGGTTAA
- a CDS encoding GNAT family N-acetyltransferase, with product MPDVSIRLAGIADRPVVERLWLMFRHDMSEFDSLLPNTDGTFRSDRLHMAFSEPDWAPYLLTSGDSPAGFAFVRSLTAPTRVLNSFFVVRGARRTRIGLHAVQEIAARHPGSWEVAFQDANIAAVHFWRRVATEIADDAWTEERRPTPGRPDLPPDVWISFNTPAKTHD from the coding sequence GTGCCAGACGTATCCATTCGCCTCGCAGGCATCGCCGACCGCCCCGTAGTGGAGCGGCTATGGCTGATGTTCCGCCATGACATGTCGGAGTTCGACAGTCTGCTGCCCAACACTGACGGAACCTTCCGCAGCGACCGGCTCCACATGGCCTTCTCTGAGCCCGACTGGGCGCCATACCTCCTCACAAGCGGTGACAGCCCCGCTGGGTTCGCGTTCGTCCGCAGTCTGACCGCACCGACACGGGTGCTGAACAGCTTTTTCGTGGTGCGCGGCGCACGGCGGACAAGGATCGGGCTGCACGCTGTTCAGGAGATCGCGGCCAGACACCCAGGCTCGTGGGAAGTCGCGTTTCAGGATGCCAACATCGCCGCGGTGCACTTCTGGCGTCGCGTCGCCACGGAGATCGCCGACGACGCATGGACAGAGGAACGCAGACCGACACCAGGTCGGCCCGACCTGCCTCCTGACGTCTGGATCTCGTTCAACACCCCTGCGAAGACGCACGACTGA
- a CDS encoding IS3 family transposase, translating to MGVEPVLRELHIPSSTYYRWRQAEKEPCERIRQDTELIGQIRQIHRDSGGIYGSPRIHAVLKREGVHVGRKRVERLMRQAGLAGISPRRSKGFTRRDPDAEIAPDLVQRDFTARAPNRLWVTDLTMVSTLEGPLWLSAIRDAFSRRVVAWETSARADADLVLTSLEYALASREVAPGELVHHADHGTQYTSIKLTTRLVRAGIQASMGSVGDSYDNALAENLWMLVKTECIRGRVFATRAEANLALFEYIDGFYNPRRIQKRLGYLSPIEFEEKHYADQAAAEQVNLKPRQAALTS from the coding sequence CTGGGGGTCGAGCCCGTCCTGCGGGAACTGCACATCCCCTCCTCCACCTACTACCGCTGGCGCCAGGCCGAGAAGGAGCCCTGTGAACGGATCCGCCAGGACACCGAGCTGATCGGACAGATTCGGCAGATCCACCGGGACTCCGGCGGCATCTACGGATCACCCAGGATCCATGCCGTCCTGAAACGCGAGGGTGTCCACGTCGGCCGCAAGCGGGTCGAGCGGCTCATGCGCCAGGCCGGCCTGGCCGGGATCAGCCCGCGGCGGAGCAAGGGCTTCACCCGCCGGGACCCGGACGCCGAAATCGCCCCTGACCTGGTGCAACGTGACTTCACGGCACGCGCACCGAACCGGCTGTGGGTCACCGATCTGACCATGGTCTCCACTCTGGAGGGACCGCTCTGGCTATCGGCGATCCGCGATGCCTTCTCCCGCAGAGTCGTGGCCTGGGAGACCTCTGCCCGCGCGGACGCCGACCTGGTCCTCACCTCCCTGGAGTACGCGCTGGCCAGCCGCGAGGTCGCCCCCGGCGAACTCGTCCACCATGCCGACCACGGCACGCAATATACGTCCATCAAGCTCACAACGCGCCTGGTCAGAGCGGGTATCCAGGCGTCCATGGGCTCAGTCGGCGACTCATACGACAATGCCTTGGCGGAGAACCTGTGGATGCTGGTCAAGACGGAGTGCATCCGCGGCCGCGTCTTCGCGACCAGAGCTGAGGCCAACCTCGCGCTCTTCGAGTACATCGACGGCTTCTACAACCCCCGCCGCATCCAGAAGCGGCTCGGCTACCTCAGCCCCATCGAGTTCGAGGAGAAGCACTACGCCGACCAGGCAGCAGCCGAACAAGTGAACCTGAAACCACGTCAAGCCGCCCTGACCAGCTAG
- a CDS encoding transposase, whose product MPAPRKYPLELRERAVRMYRTAEPKPVIRRMAEELGVHHEALRGWIRQAEADAGERDDLLTTEEREELAQLRREVRDLRRANEVLRTASAFFAAQLDPTRPR is encoded by the coding sequence ATGCCTGCGCCGAGGAAGTACCCGCTGGAGTTGCGAGAGCGTGCGGTGCGGATGTACCGGACTGCTGAGCCGAAGCCCGTGATCCGCCGCATGGCCGAGGAACTCGGTGTGCATCACGAGGCCCTGCGGGGCTGGATCCGGCAGGCCGAGGCCGACGCCGGCGAGCGGGATGACCTGCTCACCACCGAGGAGAGGGAAGAGCTCGCCCAGCTGCGACGCGAGGTGCGGGACCTGCGCCGGGCGAATGAGGTCCTGCGGACGGCCTCGGCTTTTTTCGCCGCGCAGCTCGACCCGACCCGGCCCAGGTAA
- a CDS encoding helix-turn-helix transcriptional regulator, protein MKRKVGYTWRLREIMAQQQIFTATELVPLLRERGIDLSASQVHRLVSGTPERLSLQVMAALCDILSCTPADLVATTAENAGVRKTATGDLPAPPANVAKLRPRAARILPDA, encoded by the coding sequence ATGAAACGCAAGGTGGGATACACGTGGCGGCTGCGCGAGATCATGGCCCAGCAGCAGATCTTCACGGCTACCGAACTGGTGCCGCTGCTGCGCGAGCGGGGCATCGATCTGTCCGCCTCCCAGGTCCACCGCCTGGTCTCCGGCACCCCGGAACGTCTGTCGTTGCAGGTCATGGCCGCGCTCTGCGACATCCTGTCCTGCACCCCGGCCGACCTGGTGGCCACCACCGCCGAAAACGCCGGCGTCCGCAAGACCGCCACCGGAGACCTGCCCGCCCCGCCCGCGAACGTCGCAAAGCTGCGGCCCCGCGCCGCCCGCATCCTGCCCGACGCATGA
- a CDS encoding site-specific integrase, with protein MVGFSGPVPGAAGLHMVDGAPLLRPEEQVFAAMLTGFANQQLARNLARTTVEGRENTVKAFAAYVNAYPWLWTPALVDEWLGDLRSLRDLKRSTIRSYSEAVRAFCHFITDPLYEWTATCEKRFGTHPVQVVHEWNTAVHVQDNEADAKKRAFTKAELHAFFAHCDDEVARIRAFSRKGWLPAFRDATLFKTAYAYGLRRNETRMLDAADFGRNPHGREFGECGRCQVRFGKAKKGSPPKRRGVLTVFDWTPDVLDEWFTEVRPLFDTDDNPAAWPSERGMRIGCQRLNSRFIAYRKALGLDDGLDFHSFRRSYVTHLIEDGWDPRFVQEQVGHEHASTTSLYTCVSLDFRTRTLRRHLDSTIAAALQTQTGRQA; from the coding sequence ATGGTGGGGTTCAGCGGGCCGGTGCCGGGGGCGGCGGGGCTGCATATGGTCGACGGAGCACCTCTGCTGCGGCCGGAGGAACAGGTCTTCGCGGCGATGCTGACAGGGTTCGCCAACCAGCAGCTCGCGCGGAATCTGGCCCGGACGACGGTGGAGGGCCGGGAGAACACGGTGAAGGCGTTTGCGGCCTACGTGAACGCCTACCCGTGGCTGTGGACGCCGGCGCTGGTCGACGAGTGGCTCGGTGACCTGCGCTCCCTGCGGGATCTGAAGCGCTCGACGATCCGCTCGTACTCCGAGGCCGTGCGGGCCTTCTGCCACTTCATTACCGATCCGCTCTACGAGTGGACGGCGACCTGCGAGAAGCGGTTCGGCACTCATCCGGTGCAGGTGGTGCACGAGTGGAACACCGCGGTGCACGTCCAGGACAACGAGGCGGACGCGAAGAAGCGCGCGTTCACGAAGGCCGAGCTGCACGCGTTCTTCGCGCACTGCGACGACGAGGTCGCCCGCATCCGGGCCTTCAGCCGCAAGGGCTGGCTGCCCGCATTCCGCGACGCGACGTTGTTCAAGACCGCCTACGCCTACGGACTGCGGCGCAATGAGACGCGGATGCTGGACGCCGCCGACTTCGGCCGCAACCCGCACGGACGCGAGTTCGGCGAGTGCGGCCGGTGCCAGGTCCGGTTCGGCAAGGCGAAGAAGGGCTCGCCGCCCAAGCGCCGCGGGGTGCTGACCGTGTTCGACTGGACCCCGGACGTCCTGGACGAGTGGTTCACCGAGGTCCGCCCGTTGTTCGACACCGACGACAACCCGGCGGCCTGGCCCTCCGAGCGGGGCATGCGGATCGGCTGCCAGCGGCTCAACTCCCGCTTCATCGCCTACCGCAAGGCCCTGGGCCTGGACGACGGACTCGACTTCCACTCCTTCCGAAGGTCCTACGTCACCCACCTCATCGAGGACGGCTGGGACCCGCGCTTCGTCCAGGAGCAGGTCGGCCACGAGCACGCCAGCACCACCTCTCTTTACACCTGCGTCTCCTTGGACTTTCGCACCCGCACCCTGCGGCGGCACCTGGACTCCACCATCGCCGCGGCCCTCCAGACCCAGACCGGGAGGCAAGCATGA